One Siniperca chuatsi isolate FFG_IHB_CAS linkage group LG3, ASM2008510v1, whole genome shotgun sequence genomic region harbors:
- the parn gene encoding poly(A)-specific ribonuclease PARN gives MEVTRSNYKDSLNTVYSAIEEADFLAIDGEFSGISDGPNVSALTNGLDTPEERYTKLKKHSMDFLLFQFGLCTFKYDQAKSKYVIKPFNFYIFPKPFNRTSPDIKFICQSSSIDFLASQGFDFNKVFCNGIPYLNQEEEAQLREQTEERRNQHANGVGTPSYISPSSSKGPAHVPEEHKDFINRVIEKVEALFSNSEKTLDLEPCTGFQRKLIYQTLNWKFPKGLHVETIETDKKERYIQVSKVDDEERKRREQQKLEREQEELNDAVGFSRVIHAISKSGKLVVGHNMLLDVMHTIHQFYCPLPEDLQDFKEVTMCVFPRLLDTKLMASTQPFKELITNTSLAELEKQLKETPFKSPQVETAEGFHSYDTAQEQLHEAGYDAYITGLCFISMANYLGSFLTPPKAYISARSKLIEPFFNKLFLMRIIDIPYLNITGPDLQPKRDHVLYVTFPKEWKTSDLYQLFSAFGNIQVSWIDDTSAFVSLSQTDQVQIAMNTSRYAESYRIQTYAEYIQGKQQDKEKLGQTAKTWGEDGWVKSHYTSTTSGGFGYPRGLRKRSISPVQREQGAGEALIADGWSHYSYPDSTGSKKMKTDDISGQANAEAVESKTSEGWLKTADSSDSAGLSPVPDEEESPEATDSANDAEGTVTWQQASTGHGRKGQKNKKKKAEGAESTTSLFEVPEVW, from the exons ATGGAGGTGACACGCAGCA ATTATAAAGACAGTTTAAACACGGTGTACAGCGCGATAGAGGAGGCTGACTTCCTTGCCATCGATGGAGAATTTTCAG gGATAAGCGACGGTCCTAATGTCAGTGCACTAACCAACGGGCTGGACACACCGGAGGAGCGATACACGAAGCTTAAAAAG CACTCCATGGACTTTCTGCTGTTCCAGTTTGGATTATGCACATTCAAATACGACCAGGCAAAGTCTAA GTATGTCATAAAgccttttaatttttatatattcCCAAAACCATTCAACAGGACGTCGCCTGACATAAAGTTCATCTGTCAA aGTTCCAGCATTGACTTTCTGGCCAGTCAGGGATTTGACTTCAACAAGGTGTTCTGTAATG GAATCCCATATCTAAATCAAGAAGAGGAAGCCCAGCTGAGggagcagacagaggagaggcGAAATCAACATGCTAATGGTGTAGGGACACCATCTTACATCTCCCCATCCTCCTCCAAAGGCCCTGCACACGTACCTGAGGAACATAAAGACTTCATCAACAGGGTCAT AGAGAAGGTTGAGGCCCTCTTCAGTAACTCAGAGAAGACTTTGGACCTGGAGCCATGTACTGG GTTTCAGAGAAAGCTGATATACCAGACACTGAACTGGAA GTTTCCCAAGGGGCTTCATGTGGAAACCATCGAAACAGATAAG AAGGAGCGCTATATCCAGGTCAGCAAAGTAGAtgatgaggagaggaagaggagggaacAGCAGAAACTGGAAAGAGAGCAG GAAGAGCTAAATGATGCTGTCGGCTTCTCCAGGGTCATTCACGCCATCTCTAAATCT GGTAAACTTGTGGTTGGACACAACATGCTGCTGGATGTGATGCACACCATCCACCAGTTCTACTGCCCTCTGCCAGAG GATCTTCAAGACTTTAAAGAGGTCACAATGTGTGTCTTCCCAAG ACTTCTGGACACAAAGTTGATGGCTTCCACTCAGCCTTTTAAG GAACTGATCACGAACACCTCTCTGGCAGAGTTGGAGAAACAGCTGAAGGAGACCCCCTTCAAGTCACCACAAGTTG AAACTGCAGAGGGGTTCCACAGTTATGACACAGCCCAGGAGCAGCTCCACGAGGCCGGGTATGATGCCTACATCACTGGCCTCTGTTTCATCTCAATGGCCAACTACCTGG GCTCTTTCTTGACTCCACCCAAAGCATACATCTCAGCTCGCTCCAAACTAATTGAGCCTTTCTTCAACAA GCTTTTCCTGATGAGGATAATAGATATTCCCTACCTCAACATCACAGGACCAGATT TGCAACCTAAAAGAGACCATGTCCTGTATGTCACCTTCCCAAAAGAATGGAAGACTAGTGACCTCTATCAGCTCTTTAGTGCCTTTG GAAACATCCAGGTTTCATGGATAGACGACACGTCAGCATTTGTGTCCCTAAGTCAGACGGACCAGGTACAGATAG CTATGAACACCAGCCGCTATGCAGAGAGTTACAGGATCCAGACTTATGCAGAGTACATCCAGGGTAAGCAGCAGGACAAGGAGAAGCTTGGCCAGACGGCCAAAACTTGGGGAGAGGACGGCTGGGTGAAATCTCACTACACCTCCACTACTTCTGGTGGATTTGGATATCCCAG GGGTTTGAGGAAACGCAGCATCAGTCCCGTTCAGAGAGAGCAAGGGGCCGGAGAGGCTCTAATTGCAGACGGCTGGAGTCACTACTCATACCCGGATAGCACAGGCAGCAAGAAGATGAAAACTGATG ACATAAGTGGACAGGCAAACGCAGAAGCTGTTGAGAGCAAGACCTCCGAAGGATGGCTAAAGACTGC AGATTCATCAGATTCAGCGGGATTAAGTCCAGTCCCTGATGAGGAGGAAAGTCCTGAGGCCACAGATTCAGCCAATGATGCTGAGGGGACGGTCACCTGGCAACAAGCCTCAACGGGCCATGGGAGGAAAGGtcaaaagaacaagaaaaagaaagctgaAG GTGCTGAATCTACAACATCGCTGTTTGAGGTCCCAGAAGTCTGGTAG
- the LOC122873421 gene encoding uncharacterized protein LOC122873421 translates to MELEASEPPHSFLYMDEAGFNLTKCRRRGRNIIGHRATVDVPGQRGGNITMGCAISENGVLTHIPIIGPYNTERLVTFLDTLYRDLIPEQERGQIGDDLPKYVIVWDNVRFHRSNIIRQWFAAHDRMLMEFLPPYSQFLNPIEEFFSAWRWKVYDRQPHTQMTLLAAMDAACDDITADACRGWIRHSKRFFPRCIAREDVRCDVDENLWPNRQDRQEV, encoded by the coding sequence ATGGAACTGGAAGCAAGTGAACCACCGCACAGcttcctctacatggatgaagcTGGCTTCAACCTAACAAAATGTAGAAGGCGTGGTCGAAATATCATCGGCCACAGAGCTACAGTTGATGTGCCAGGCCAACGGGGCGGAAACATAACCATGGGTTGTGCAATCTCTGAGAATGGTGTGCTAACACATATTCCCATTATTGGGCCATACAATACAGAGCGTCTTGTCACCTTTTTAGACACTCTCTACAGGGATCTCATCCCTGAACAAGAGAGGGGTCAGATTGGAGATGACCTGCCAAAGTATGTGATCGTTTGGGACAATGTCCGTTTCCATCGTTCCAACATCATCAGGCAATGGTTTGCTGCCCATGACAGAATGCTGATGGAGTTCCTCCCACCCTACTCTCAATTCCTTAACCCCATTGAGGAATTTTTCTCAGCATGGAGATGGAAAGTATACGATCGTCAGCCACATACACAAATGACCCTTCTGGCTGCCATGGATGCAGCATGTGACGACATCACAGCCGATGCCTGCAGAGGCTGGATAAGACACTCAAAAAGATTCTTTCCACGCTGCATTGCAAGAGAAGATGTTcgttgtgatgtggatgagaatttGTGGCCCAACAGACAGGATCGTCAAGAGGTGTAG